GACCTTTGTACGAGTCGGAGATGAGAACTTGAAGATTAGTGGAAGACTCGAAGAGTAGAGTCGGGTGTAAGACTAGAGCCTTGGGATATAGAGCTTACCATTATTGGTTCAAGCTTGCATAAGGATTTTATGgatttatatttgaggtttcgggtaggttccgatacGTTGCTTTCCTGCGTTTCCCTAATGTggaaatcgtagggagtatgtcggGTTTGTGGTAtcattgcataatagattcCTTGTTGAATCTGGTACTACTTGTTAGGTTTCGTAGGATGCGTTCTTTCGTTCTTACCTTCAGATACTTGCCTTGTTCAATGCTAGATGTAATCTGATTTACAGTTGGGATTATGCATgaaatgttttggaaatactttgAACAGAAAAgaatatactcgtgtttatgaatcattttggtaaacattgcatatttattttagcaAGTTACCATGGTGATCTCTGAAAGTCGGGGCATTACAATGAAGGTTATTGACACTTACACTTGATAGTTACTACTGAGGTTACAATTACAACTATTAATAACAACGcatgataaattttttttttggtattgcTATTGGTGAGACTTTCTCGTTAAACTCATAACCTTTAAAGATAAAAAGACGATTTTTTTTTATCCCGTGTATCTATCTTATATCTACATTAATTTCTAGTATAATTCTAATTTTTTCATGTGCCAATATACAAAATGGGAAAGATTTCTTAAAATTCATCATTGCacatcttttttttatttcactacATTTCTAAGTGGGCTAGCTAGTCTGCCGTCCCGCCAAAATATGGGTTGGATTAAGACTTTGAACCCAAATGCTAAAAGTGAGctaatccaacccaacccgcatTTCAACGGGTTAGTGGCGGGTTGGGTCAGGCCCGCCTCGCCAACCCATATTGCCACCCCTATGCATAAGTACCCTAGAAAAAGTAAGCCTAGGATGTGCAAAATATAATCCGCTCATGTGttaatctcacatgacatggtcaTGTGAAAGATCTGaactttaaatattaattttagaaTTAGTAGTAGAAGTCTATGTGTGTCTTCTAGAATTCATAACTTATatgatatttaatattaattttgacctatgacatttcataactcatgtaaattaaataataataaattcatttaaaatagTTTTGAGCTTAATAGTATAAAGTTATATACTAATATTGATGGAGAAAGTTCAAGGAGAATATCGAACGGCTGAGATTAAAAGTCTGTTGaataatatgtataattacttaaatgCCCATaggtaaaaataaatatatgaaaaattatttattgatagactattttaccctcgaAGTTGCTAAACTtatcttttatattatatatagatagatatagatatagatagatagatataaatatagaagatagatagatagatatagatatagatatttaAGAACAGTAATTACAAAcctaaattaaattaagtggTAGATACTTACTTCTTATTTCATTGACATGATTTATCTGAATCTGTGTATTTTGGCTTCGTACTAAGGCCTTTATATGTGAATTTTGATCTGCGGCATTGTTTTGTTCAAATATTTCCATTTAAAAGAATTGTTAGGAAATATATAAAAGCAGTTTAGATAATCAAACACCTACACAAAATAACTCAAATAAAATTGGTTCTTGTTTATTTAGGAAACATACCATTAGAAATGTTAGGTTGTTGAGTGCTTGCAGAAATTCCTTGGCCATTGACATGGTTTCTCTGAACCTGAGAATTTCTGCTTCGTGCCAAGCCTTTTACATGAGAGATTTGCACCATTGTGTTCTGTTATACTGCAGTGTTTTCTACAAATatttacattaattttttttaaagaatataTAAAATCTATTTAGTTAATCAAACACCGGTTATAAGTGTCATTTTTACGTAaatttgaatatcattttagacacttatttgacttgtgtgctttaatttatatcattttaatactaaatttattagtttagtaattattTAAGTTTAGGATAGGTTTTATGACAATTTCAATTCTAATCGCAACGTTTTGATGCAGAAATGTTAAAAATTGTTCTAGCAAAATTGAATATCACATTTGTTAACCGTCAGATCGAGCTAAAACTTGGATATGTGATTTATAACACATGGAACTTCAATTTGAACGGTTGGATCGGGAAAAGATGCATGTTTGGTGAGAAAATGAAGTTTAAGAAGTGTACAGGCTGCTGGGCGGCCTACAGAGGACGCTGGGCGGGGCCATCAGAGGGAGCTAGGCACCCAGACTGCGATTTTTTACTATAAAAGTCATTTTTTAGAAGATTGGGCAGCATATACTTCGACCTAACACTTGAAAACTGagagaaacacttgagagacaaggagagaggcttaggaggctagagaaAAGGCTTGGGTATCGGATTCGGCGGCGAGACATCGCGACGATTTGAGTTCTTCtcgttcttcttctctatttgtaaagttatccatgtaaatggatagctaatctctcttttgttgggatttgatgtagttgtATGATACTTATGCTCTTTATGTGATCCTCTTCAATATAAAGCATGTTTCCAGTTTTTGGTTTAGTTGTTTTCTCTTGATCTTTATGTTATATCTTAGATTGATCACTTATGGTGTTATCTGTGATGCTATGATTACACCAACTGTAATTCATCTGATTCTTAATTGACAGGATTGAATCAAAGCTTTGCAGTGGTGAAATTCTGAGTATTAGCTGTGAAATTTCAAAATGGCAATTTTACAATCGTAAAGCTTGTTGATGTGTGCAACAGGGACAAATCCTTCATTTTTGTTCTGGGAGGTTAACTCCCTATGTGCTTAATTTTGCAATCAAACCCATGTGAACTGTGAAGAATTGGTTTTGCTTCTTGTATGCCAATGTTGcttctatttctttcttttgctcATACCATTGATCCTTGAACGCGGAACGGTAATGCTTTCTCCCTTGGATGATTTGGTTTGTTAAAGGTTTAGTTTTTTCATAATGTGGGAATTATAACCAGTTTAAAAATACCAGATAACTAATTCGACCTGGTGCCAAATCTGAATGAAGCCACCGTATAACTGGAGAGCAGGAGCTGAAGGTAGATAAAGATCCTTTGATATATGAGCCCCACATTGCTCTGATCTTCATAGGTCTAGACTAGTTTTATGTTTTAGGATTTCTAAGACCATATTTTAAAACATGCAACCTGACCTGCGAAATCAGAATTGTATAACTTTTGTTTTAAGAAGTTcaacttttgaaaaaaatatttactcaCGTTTTAGTATTTACTCAttaaaattttctttctttctttctttatgcTAGTTTTCAACTTAGGATTTGTGTTTAGATTCTTTTTCAAATCATTGGAACAAACCACCCTGGGAATAACTTCGGGGTTTGAATAGTTGtgttttgtaaaattgaaaaactaaaaaatttgtTTGTGTTATGAATAAAATTTAAGCAAGTGATGGAATATAGGAGAAGAGGGGAGTAAGAGGTAGAGAGAAGCAAGAGTCGGAGAGAATACTGTGAAATGAGGGTTGGTTGCTTGATGGAACCTCCTCTATATTTATAGCATGATTCATTGGGTCAAGTACTTGGAGATAATAATACATGGGCCTGACCCATATGATCATCTATTTATAACACTCTCCCTGAATGATCATCTCTTAGAATGTGTCTCCTTAAAACTTTACTAGGAAAAATCATATGGGAgaaaaacctagtgaagaaaaagagtgcatcaatCTAAAGTCTATGGCTAaacattgcctcattaaaaccttaacTAGAAAAACCAAATGGGGAAAAACATGGGTAAGGAaaaaaaagtgcaattaagtttAGTTGAGGTCTTTGAGCCGTCGGACTCTGATACTCTTTACAAGCTTTTCAAATACGTTGTAGTCGGAAGGGCTTTCGTGAACAAGTCTGCCAAATTATCTGTTGAAtgaatttgttggatgtcttTGTCACCATAATTTTGTAGATCGTGAATGAAGAAGAGTTTTGATGATATCTGCCTTGCGCTATCTCTCTTGATATATACTTCCTTTGCTTGAGCAATAAATGCAAtgcaacctttatatatagttgTTGCCAACATTTGTCCAAAGGGCAAACCATAATTGTCAAACACGAATTGAACCACTGATACCAGTCAAACACATTATTGACGTGTCGCGTGAATGTTAATGTTTTATCACTTCATTTGAATACAAATGCTCATATATGCCTTTGAATTTACACCTTTAGGGTACATACTTCAAGTCCAAATACCCTTATATTTTGCCaatgaattgcttctttctAATTTGGCCAATCACACCCATTATTTTGGGTTCAAGTTCTTGGTTCCTTGTTTCAACTTGTAGATATATAATCGATTGAGATCTCTTTGTATCAATAATCACAGGTACCTGAACCTCTTCAGGAGGTTTAAATAGTTTTCATAATATCTACACTTTTCATGATAATTTTCCTCATAACAAGATCATCTTCCTTCTCTAAGATTTATTTTTGGAACCAAGTTTAGGCATGTCTAGCCTAATAAAGTTTCAATAGATAAGGACATATGCAGCATAAAGGAATTTACAAATCCCTTTTAGGTTAGAGagtgcatttttttttaactttaggTTCACATTATTGTGTGCGAGTATATATATGCATTCTACATAAAATTTCAGAGCTGTTTAATTTTTCTCTCCCTTGATGCCGAGAAATAACGATAAGTAAGATATACAATATCTTCTGGCAATAGCTCAAATTCATAGCATAATCTCAGCTTTCTTTTAATCTCATCTAAGTGTTTTCTGCTGGACAACGGAGAACACATAGTTCACATAAAAAAGTTATTAGATGAGAGATATTAGGTTCCTCACAATGAACTAATTGCAATCGAGAGAATTATAATGATCCATTGGCTTGGTGCATATAGATGTTGCTACTAGCAACATcacatgtaaaaaaattaaggacATTTGTTCTCTTAATGATTGTATAGCTATAAATAAAAAGTATTTAGCTAAATATCTTTGCCAGATCATTTTAAATATGAACATGCGCAACTCGACATTCGAATTAATCAAGTCACATACCAACttattgttagaatataatataaaaccattaaagtggcccttgcccaacagcttaagcttttgagataagtggttatttgacatgatatcagagcctctatgaccgagaggtctagagttcgatccttgctccccacactttctaattaaaaagtggaatttaattaagcacatggtaggtgggcctgtgcatttatccacgcttcaagcccaaagggctcttgcgtgagggggcgtgttagaatataatataaaaccattaaagtggtccttacccaacaacttaagcttttgggataagtggttatttgacactTATCAAGGTTGGAAATTTCACTCTATCAAagtcgatgcatcgataaaCACTGAATATGTGCACATGTATCACATCAAATATATTCAAAGTATCATATGAAATTCTCCTTATTTtgccacaattttaatttttggctTTGAGAACAACATATGAGAAATAGactttcgcatcataagactcgggatggtctAACCAGCTATATGTCAATCACAATCACTCCGTCCATATGAAGAACTTCGCTAATCAAAACAATTCTTCAATAtttcaaataatattttctcGCATTTTGAACCCTACAGggattttcacatttttatctTCATACTTTGCTATCACCAGTTGGGGAAATTAGAGAGCTCAAAGTAGGAGAGTCTCTAAATCACTCTTGAATCTCAACAATCAACATTCTCaccctcaagtgtgagttacCACCACGTTACTATACTATTGCTTTGAGATTTCATAGGTCTCTTCAGGAGAACCACAATTCAATATCATATACGTCATCATGTCCTTATGGGACAATTAACCATACTTTAATATAAAAGATTACAACTTTTGTCATGTTTGATGAAAGATTTGCttttgaaaattattcaatCACAGTCATACATAAAATTGATCCAAAACACTTTTGCAATGAAGAATGTGTTGATGAAATATTTACTTCACGAAATatctcaataaaaaaatatatccaAAGTATTTCTATCATTTTTCAATCATCTTTACAGTACCAAATATGGTATGTACATTTGATTCTCCCATTGTCAAAGGCGAGAAATACAATTTACTCTTAAGGAGCGTGTGCGTTGTTGCGTAATCAGCGAGGCAAACAACTTAGCTATTAAAATGGATATTCATAGCTCAACAAATATTATATTCTGAGCATCAAATTCTCTAGTGCACTTCAATTCATGCACTTTTCATTTCAAAACTATTCTCTGTTTATGTGTTAAGAATCATAAATCTTCCAGATTTATGCATATTATACTACAATTTTTATGTACTTGTAGGGGGCGTTTGATAGATAGGCATCTCAAAATATTACCGGGAATGTGAGGTTGGGAAAGTAACATTCCCATGTTTGGtagaagtttaattttttttattcccgGGTATGAAAGATTCCCAGGTAAgtaaattacacatgattttttGAATCTCATTCCCATCTCAAAGAAGGAGAATCTTACATTCCCATGGGATGGGAATGGAAGTTATTTTCCACAAATTCTCTCTTTCACtacttttttttctattttttctatTAAATGATTTCGAAAAATATTCCCGGGAATAACGTATACTAACCAAACGCATTTTTCATTTTACCTGGGAATGGGAATGACTTTGCTGGTAATGAGATTCCTGGGAAACAACATTCCTGGGAATATTTTTGTAAAACCTATAACAAACGCCCCCTAGTagtctgaatcttcaaaatTCGAGTAAATAGCCATTCTGGTCCCTGGTTGTGTATAGCGGTGACAGAATGGTCCTCAGCTTTTAAAAATGGTCGTTTTTAATCCTTGAATGTGTCGACGTCGGTCAAGTTGGTCCTTTGTTCAGTTTTCCGTTAGTCCCTGAGACGGAAAATGTCAAATGTCATGTTTTTTTACACATTGGCATCCTACGTGGCTCTCCAGCAGTCAGAATGAAAGTAAGtaaacacattcagggaccaaaatgacGGTTTACTCCAAAAAATCACTTAACCATCATCTCCaacctcatcttcatcttcatcctcaatctcaccttcttatttcattatttccagaaaacaaacacaaaatccCAAATCTTCATCCTCCATCATCTTTTTCCCTATTCAACCATTAAACTTTAAAAAGTTCATCATCTAATCCCACATcccatatatattttatatgatcCTATCTTGGTCCTAATCTCATTGGTAGGCACTGCTTATCTGCTCTATTTGCCTATCACCCCCACTCTCCCATACCTGTACATCTCAGTGAGTTCCTCAATTTCCATTATCCTTCCTTAACTCCATTTCAATCAACACTAATGCACTGTTAATCACACCCTCATACAATCACTACCTTCAACCCTTTCTTCTGATTCTAGCATCATCCCACTGTGTAGTGTATGCAATTAACCAAAACTCAAATTTAGAACCCACACTGAAAGAAACCCCCAATATGAGTTTTGTGAATCTCAACACATGGGCACGCCCAAGTTTCGTGATGAACCATGCTACCAGATCCAGATCCCCAACTTTTTACCTCTTCCATGGCCTTAGGAAGATACCCATTTCGCCAATTATCCCCGCAAAGCCCCAAAGGTACCAACTCTGTTCTTCTTCAACTGTTTCGGCGGTGATGACCAAGGAGGAGACGGTGGAGGCTGAGAAAGAAAAATCCACCTTCAATTTCAAGTCCTACATGATTCAGAAGGCGACCCAGGTTAACCAGGCCCTCGACGACGCCGTTTCGCTCCAGAACCCTCTCAAGATCCACGAGGCCATGCGCTACTCCCTCCTCGCCGGCGGGAAGAGGGTCAGGCCGGTTCTCTGCCTCGCCGCCTGTGAGCTCGTCGGAGGGACCGAGCCCATGGTGATTCCAGCGGCGTGCACCATCGAGATGATCCAAACCATGGTATCAAGcaaaataatgaataaaaagACCCAAAAATGAAGAATAAGAATATGAGTAACATGAAGTGAAGAAACtctttttttgggtttttaaagtttaatggttgaatatggaaaaagatgatggagatgaagatttgggggattttgtgtttgttttctagaaatgatgaaagaagaaggtgagattgaggatgaagatgaagataatggttaagtgatttttttggagTAAACCgtcattttggtccctgaatgtgtttaCTTTCTTTCATTTTGACCGTTGGAGAGCCATGTAGGATGTCAAACATGTAAAAAATGTGACATTTGACATTTTCTGTCTCAGGGACCAacggaaaattgaaaaaaggacTAACTTGACCAACGTCGACACATTCAAGGATTAAAAATGACCATTTTTAAAAGTCGAGGACCATTCCATCACCGCAATACACAAccagggaccaaaatggctgtttactctcaaaattcacaaaaataattttcactacCGTTAACATGTAGGATatcaatataaaatataaaaataaaaagaatcatTACTAAACATCACCATGCCAATAACTTATTTAATCTCATCGCAAGTGAAGATATGTTATGCATCATCAGATATcactattaataatattaaaattttaaaatttttcaaGAAGACCCATATCTCCTTCAAAACATATATGAAAAATTTAGCGAAATTATATtttgattataaaaaatttaagataaaaaaaatagtagataATTAAAGCTCGAGAGTTCCACATTGTTTCAAATTACGTTCCTGTTTCATGGTCGATTTCACGAAGCCACATGTTCGAAAGCCCCACATCGGTTATTAAAAAAGTTTGATTAAGGTGCATAAAGTTAAGAACATATAGTAGGAAGCTCAACTCATGGTTTTCTTACACATTCATCCTGATTTATGTTTCTATGCTTTCACAACTATTCAACTGCAGACTCACTTTTTCTGCTGAACAATGTTGTTGCATATATACATAGGAACAATGTCTTATCCACACTGAGTGAGTAACACAAAGAAAGGAATGTGCTGTTGCATAGAGCTCAGTAGTGCACGAGAGTCCCATACACATTGGAAGAACAATTTGAGAGTGTTGAGGCTGGACCTTGACTTCCAGTTCAGTGGCCCTTGTCTCACAGTTTAGTTGAGGGGATGATTTGGTTTGGGTAAAGGTCTAGTTTTGTGATGTGGGAATTGTAGGTAGTTTCTAACTTCTAGCAATAAGGTCATGGGAAATTCTTACATATAACCACTCattttggttttgttttaaGGATGCTAGATAACGAATTCATCGTAATGGCTAGATGTCTTCATGATGATCATGAGATAAACATATTTGAATGAAGCCAAATATAAATTCTTCACGAGATAGTTATTGCAGAGCCATGGTTCCATTGATATGTGTGTTCCACATCGACACTTAACAACGTACAGACTTTGATGTGCCAGCTATAAAATATGAGACCTTCGAGCTTCTAGGTAAAACTTTGGAGGTTTTGGTGCAGGTGTATTTAAGGCACACAGGTTGAggatactttacctgttgtatTGATATTTATGCATCGATAATGTAGCTTCAATCTGTATGTATTAAGTGCACTTGCTGGGCAAGCAAGTCCTATGATTTAGTTCAATGTGTTCCCGTTAAGTGTATAAGAAcatatttgaattaaaattttcacCGTTGGAGGATGAGTATAAACggtgaaaatttaattttagtccAAGTATAACCGCAGAGCAGGAGCTGAAGCGGTACATTAGGATAAGTATCTATTAATAGatgagtcccacattgccacTCAACATCGTAAAGCCCTTCACTACCGACTATAAGATGCGGGAATGTAGTAATTATTCCATATATTCGAACAAAATTTTACACCTGTATTTTTTAAGTCTTATATATGTTTTTGgaatttacctttttttttaagttcTAGAAATTTTTCATAATTGTATAATTTTTGTTAAAGAAATTCAACTtttgataaaatatttattcacgttttttattttcaaaatttattttttgtaagtacgaattattcttttttgtaattttacaTTCTGGTAGTGTAAACTTTTAATTgttttagttaaaatttaatctGAGTATTTTGAGAATTaaaattttgtgaaaatttattAGGACTATAATTATACGGTGAGCAGGTAATTACCATTAGAACTTTCAAACCAATTCCCTCCCATTTTGTGTGTTTTCACCTTTGCCTACTGATTATGCAACCTTAATCTTGCAACAAATAAATCTTCATTTAAGACTAAACCGTGATTTGGAGGCCTTGATATATatgagtcccacattgccagCCTTCGAATATGATTTGCTTAATCATTACTGGACTGACTTGGTGATCTTAATAGGTCTCAGCTCGAGAGTCCTACATCGTTATACAGCAAACTTTATTTGATCTGATTCTTAATTGACAGTATTGAATGAAAGCTTTGCAGAGGTGAAATCCTAAATGTTATAATTGGATCTTTTACCACTTTGAACAATGTATTTCCAATGTTACTACAGCATTGtgtgtttacacggatttttggtaaacaaatatcctcttagttcgactaaaggaagtttagattcggggtccttttgagaaaacgctttgccaaagtgtagtgtgaacgagtgtattctcgacaacaataaacaactcaaacgaaactggactttattgaatatgagtcgattacaaaacagtcaagcaaactaaaataacatgaaagcaaatttcgacaaaacaagctacacacaagaactggaaatcaacaaactgaaatgcagggaaactaaagcgttggttctgcaacatactcctccatcatcacgttctgctctcgaagtctcattgatgcggacgtttagagcttttagtgaattttcagagtttttagttgggaacccttttttcttctgctgctgcttcctctatttatattgttctttctgcccatgttcttggcggttttccttggatgcacgatggcttcgtgggttttgaattttggcgccataccccatgcttagccgatggtcttcgcgcacgtgactctattgccatgTGGATgtttctgagtcgtgggcaaccgttactattcgtggcatcgtgggtgtacgcacgtgcttgtagttgcttgttattcggtaactgcctcttccattaagatgatcgagatttcttcatcttctgagtgtgtcgagttatggcttttactaacttgtctttgagggacatcgtgtgctgagttgccggcttcgcccaaccctttctgtcgagaaaccacttttgcaccatggtgtcgagaattgtagtacttgtaattttggcttaacaattgccccccaaaaatgttggttgtcgactgctttagctcaaagacaccaagcattttttatatcgcagccgttcgattccaacgattcaaatgctttgtgctctcgaccattcgatcttcaagtccaatcgacagccataacgtctgatgacttctccactagctgacagttatagcctttttagggccatgatttcgcctatgccaaaaagctgagaggtgacatgaattaactaataaaataatcgcttggaccccaaatttttataaattgctgctcaatgcggcttgggttccgttttcccttctgtttataaatacccttttGGTATTCCTTGTTCAAGCTTTACCCTTTCCTCCAAcctgcaacttcttcttccagacttcctcacttcatcttcttccgtcttctctgaaatacttactgcgtctttcaatggcttccaatcctgagcaaaccattccgttggccactgagcttaaACTGGATGAGTCCAAGCGCGTGCCAATCCCAGAGcctcccaacgaagcagagaagagagctatctggaaatcccaggtactcattcctttctctgttaatggtactttacgcgccattttgggccctttgaaagtagtgaagcatgataggcccaatagtctccctgaagaacatgaatcatttcaccctagcgttaggggagaggagctcattttggcatttcaaccctcttaccgtatgccatttctttctgacccaaaacgagcctttcgttcggcccctcctaacccttctgctaacgacaaggcctacctgaaatggttagatagggttgagggagataagagacaacactggaaggatgtagggattctcgacttgattcagctgtcgagatctccaatctcgtataaccctgctatgctgctgagtgcactttatttctg
This is a stretch of genomic DNA from Lotus japonicus ecotype B-129 chromosome 1, LjGifu_v1.2. It encodes these proteins:
- the LOC130709751 gene encoding geranylgeranyl pyrophosphate synthase, chloroplastic-like, whose product is MSFVNLNTWARPSFVMNHATRSRSPTFYLFHGLRKIPISPIIPAKPQRYQLCSSSTVSAVMTKEETVEAEKEKSTFNFKSYMIQKATQVNQALDDAVSLQNPLKIHEAMRYSLLAGGKRVRPVLCLAACELVGGTEPMVIPAACTIEMIQTMVSSKIMNKKTQK